From a single Lytechinus variegatus isolate NC3 chromosome 9, Lvar_3.0, whole genome shotgun sequence genomic region:
- the LOC121421790 gene encoding nuclear ubiquitous casein and cyclin-dependent kinase substrate 1-like produces the protein MADSRRSSRARKEVDYSAYGGGEESDDGDFTEPTPPAAKKLKEDKEKTKKTKRKRRSRDIDDDYDEFKETPRGKRKDRKPVEDRMFDRELELALEMSRQDSSQETNDGMDSAHKRKAKEVSAIVHAAQPLSTDSEEQENDLPEPDWLNREQGSTRSPIKASPTKPVPLKESPVKTSPQRKPKVQKSPVKASPLHKTKVRKSPVKKTAAPSKHTPSSITIPAKRTPSTGTLKRSAPPSKPLVSSTPKSKSSVALTSPRTVALKRPAPSPSSASGNNPLGGVKLVSPGVPIRLGLSKFARIKPLHGNVKV, from the exons ATGGCTGACAGTCGCAGATCATCAAG AGCCCGAAAAGAGGTGGATTATTCAGCTTATGGTGGAGGAGAAGAAAGTGATGATG GTGATTTCACAGAGCCAACTCCACCAGCtgcaaagaaattaaaagaagatAAAGAGAAAACTAAGAAGAccaagagaaagagaagatcTAGAGACATCGATGACGATTATGATGAATTCAAAGAAACCCCTagagggaaaaggaaagatag GAAACCAGTTGAAGACCGAATGTTTGACAGAGAGCTGGAGTTAGCACTGGAGATGTCCAGACAAGATTCAAGTCAAGAGACTAATGATGGAATGGATAGCGCCCACAAGAGGAAAGCCAAGGAAGTGAGCGCAATTGTCCATGCAGCACAACCACTATCAACAG ATTCTGAAGAACAAGAGAATGATTTACCAGAACCTGACTGGCTGAACAGAGAACAAGGGTCTACAAGATCACCCATCAAGGCTTCACCAACCAAACCTGTGCCTCTCAAGGAATCTCCAGTCAAGACCTCACCTCAGCGAAAGCCGAAGGTTCAGAAGTCACCGGTAAAGGCATCCCCCTTGCATAAGACAAAGGTTCGGAAGTCACCAGTCAAGAAGACTGCTGCGCCGTCCAAACACACACCTTCATCAATCACTATACCTGCCAAACGTACCCCTAGCACCGGTACATTGAAAAGATCGGCCCCACCCTCCAAACCTTTGGTATCGTCAACGCCCAAGAGTAAATCTAGTGTTGCCTTGACGTCACCAAGGACTGTAGCTCTGAAGAGACCAGCGCCTAGTCCATCATCAG CATCTGGGAACAATCCCTTGGGCGGTGTCAAGTTGGTCTCACCAGGCGTTCCGATCCGTCTTGGACTATCAAAGTTTGCACGCATTAAACCACTGCATGGAAACGTCAAAGTATAA